The genomic window GATCCAAAATATGGACATATTAAAGATGATATGACATCTGTATTTCTGTACAGTAAATCCTGATGGGCCCTCTTCTAAAAAGGGACCTACACTTTGAGAAAAGAAACTATTATGAAAATGGCCCAAGGCTACATTCAGTGATCTATAAAGCAACAGTATGTAAGAAAACACAGGATCCTATTATATAGCATTTAGGAGAGACTTTTCTAAGTTCAAGGGTCTGATTTGTTTTTTGGGGTAAAGGTTTTCTTAATGACAAATAGGATTAACTACTTTTTTTGCCACAAACAATATGGTTCCACAGACAGCCAAAATGATTGTGTGAATAAAGTTTAGCTGTAACCCTATGTTTTAAACACTACATACTATACCAGAAATAGTTTGCCTATTAATCTATTTCTTGCTATACTGGTATATTCACATAATAGTATGCAGAGACAGGAAATAGGGATGGTGATCTACCAACATAGCATATAAAGTCTGATATGACTGTGgaatgtaaagggttaatctacCAGAAGGTTTCTCCATTCCTTAAAGATACAGGAGGAGCCAGACTCATCTGTGCATGGAGACCTGCACCACCTTATTTTGGGCTCATTGGACTATGGAGAAAACGTAAGCTCAGAACCCAGATGAGAAGCCCTATCTAGCCATGGGTTTATTTACACCATATTACTGCTGtccactttaagggtatgtgcacactatggaatcccctCGGAATACCTGTTGCAGATTGCGCAGCTCACACCCGCTCACCCACATCTCCGCTActaccataggcttcattctatggtttgccatattccactgtccgcccaaacaatgagtgggttcattctttggatggacgacgcaatatggcaaaccatagaatggagtctatgggagcagcagaGATGGGCGTGGTCACAAGTGTCCGCAAGCAAGTGAGATTTGCGGAATCTGGGACGGGTGTTCAGTCAGGATTccgttgtgtgcacataccctaagttaGCACAAAATCTTGAGGAATCTGCAGATTGTCTTTTAGATGTATTATTTATCTCCCCATTCTCACTTGCGGGCAATCTTGCTCAGTCTTCCTCTGGTGTAGTAGTCAGTTGGCAGAGGGAAACAGATTCCAGAACTGCTCCCATTCTAGAAAAATAGATTCTCCTTAGAATGTATGTTCACAGGATATCCACCAAGATGTCTGACAGAAGCAAGTCTGCCCTTACTTGGAGAACTGGGGTCCCCAGACAAGAGCTCTATTCTTTCCATAACTCTCACAGAAGTAAATGGAGAACACCATGTATATTAAAGCATTTGCCAGGCTGCACAGGGGGAGACTTCCATTCTCCACAGAGGTGGGATCCTCATGATTCAGACATTTATTGCATATCCTGTAAATACGCCATAAAATTCCTATATTTATGTATATCTGAGAATAGCAAGCAAAGGAAATAAAAACCTCCTGATACAAGCATGCTGAAGTCTGTTTCAGATGATAAGCACAGAATCTCTGCCATACCAATGTAAAGTATGCACTAGGGGAAACAAACAGTACACTGCTGGACAGCAATACAATAATTCCACGTAAGGTATTTATTGCAATATAATTTACAAATATTGGTTTCTGTCACAAATAAACCAATCCCTTGAGACATTTATATCCAGACAAGTTGCAAGCTGATGGTCCATTATCTGAAAGGCAAAACAGGAGTTTTAGTTAAATATACATTAAATtcttataaaaaggaaaaaaaaggtaaGTATCCAAATATAACACAATGAAGGACTACTGATCCTATGCAGATTTATGCTTATGTATTTCTGCATAGATCTAAGTAATATTAACTCTACATTAAAAAGGAATCTAATTCAGAAGAGAGAGAGGACTTTTGATGTGGTTGTAGGTGGGTCCAAAATGATTAAATAGGGAAGAAAAGGggatttttatgtttttggaCCAATCAACAATTACATTATAGATACTATTTGTTTGTAGCATTTTCCGTTTCACAAGCAGACATTGCAGTAACTAGAGCAAATATACAAAACCATGCAATATGCAAGCCACAGCGTATGCTTGtactgcacagatcactttcacGGCAGTCCACCTTATTGTCCAAATCAGAAAGTCCCAGTAAACATTAAAAATCATGCTACACGTCACTATGGAATACCTAAAGgtggtcacacatacacatattagATAAAAGTGGGTTGATGGTTGAATACCCATTGAACAAACCAGCGTCTGAAGAATGTTTGGTTAGCAGTCACATACATTTTAGTCCATATCAGCTGTTGAACTTTAAACTGGCCATACATGACCAATGAGACTGGGAACCCGAAAGATTAGTGGACAAAAGATCTTTCTTAAACCTACAATCtttactctaaaggccctattccacagaacgattatcgttcgtattcggccgataatcgttccgtggaatagagtgcaacgatcagccgacatccttcatgtcggctgatcgttgcagtcgcttgtttttcaacatgttgaaaaacaagcgactgatatagcagcgatctgctgccgtcgctccattgaataggaacgtcggcagcagacgctgcaatatcctatgggctgcccggacgatcagcgatccaccgggcagcccccccgcagctctccgccgccccctcccgcactcacccgctcgctgcagcagcgttgaatagcggcagcagcgagcggggaacaaggagcaaacgagcgctgagagcgctggtttgctcctctaaacgaccggtgtaataggcccataagTATAGACCAAAAACGCTCAACACAGACAATTAATTTTTTAGACAATAACATATTGTCTGCGGACAATGAAAATGATTGTTTGTTAAATTACACCCACCGATCATCAGTTTTGGTTGAAATCATCCACTTTCTTCACCTTTTACCTAAAGTTTATGGGCACGTCTAGTACTCAACTAAATAGTCAAAAATCCTCGCTATGCCAGACAATTGTCAGCCTTTTGGAAATGCCTGCCATGTacttacagagcagcagcgccaGAGATGATCTCAATAAGCTCCTTGGTGATGACGGCTTGACGGGTGCGGTTGAAAGTCAATGTCAACTTGTCAATCATCTCGGCTacagaaaatggggggggggggggggggggagtgaaaaaaaaaacaggagttaTGCTCTGCATTAACATGCCATTACGAAATAATTAAGGGTCTCCAAAACCATAGGCTGATCCTTTGTAGTTTTGCTGTTCATTTCCCCATAGGGAGGAAATTCTGACTCACAAGCATTCTTGCTGGCGTTGTCCATAGCGGTCATCCTAGCACTCTGCTCACTAGTGGTGGACTCCTTCAACGTGTAGTAGATGACATTGGCCAAAGAAAACTCCTGGTAATTTCTCAGCACATCTGCGTCAATGTCATCATAGACAGTGATGCTCTCTGAAAAAATATtacgaaaaaaaaaagaaaaaattacacaaaaacaTTTACGTTTGCAGGTAGCCTTCTAAAACTGTACAAACACACAAACAGTTCCAGCAGTCCAGATGAGAGGCATAACTCATTTCAGTAGCCAAAAGACCCCTCCCTTAGGAAGACACCAATGCTGGCCTTCcagtaatataaatataaatatatatatatatattaatattactGCACCGCTGAAAAACCAGATTTTGCTCAGGTTTTCCTCAATGGCCTACCCTCAATATAAGATATGGGGTGCCGGCTCCCAGCAACCACACTAACTAGCTGTCTGAAGGGCCTACACGGCCCATTTCATGTTTATTACTGCTTGTCTTTGTATCACCATACCATTAGTAACAGTGATCCACCATACAGTACCATGTACTGGTGCTACTAACAGTACAACAGGGCAAGGACAGGCATAAGTAAGCTTAACCACTTAAGGGGTCTGCAGTGCTTGCTTGAtgatctgatcagtgggggtggcCATCAGGATAGAATTTCAATTTTATAAGGTTGGATAACCTAAATAACCTATAATCTAAAAAGTAGGAATATCTAACATAATGGAAAGCTATCTTAATATTTTTACCACTCCACTAAAGTTTTTAGAAAATGAAACTACCAAATTCAGGGCGGTGAAAGCAAACATAAAAATTGCCTTCTTTAAATAAGTTCATTTTATTACTAAGAAACAATTGACTTGAGTGATGACAAgcgatgtaaagtgctgcagaacaaataaataaagcaattattattatgatgaaaaacacacacacacaaaaaaaaatagagcCTTACCAGAATTTGAAACGGTGTCCAAGGAGAAGAATGGCTTTTCATCAGTCTTGTAAGAGATCACAGACCTACAAGAGCAGAAATGATCAGCACAAGCTTATGCTGCACAGCAGTTATCAGTCTAAATTAACAATTTATACCTGAATCTATTGAACACAACGGAACCCAGGTCAAACTCATAACCGGAGTTCAGCAGCTCTGAAGCAATCACAGATGCATCACCAAAACTAGGAGGCTTCCTGCCAACTTCCTTAAAGGTCACAAGGAAGTGCTCACTATGGGTCCTTAAATACAAAAAAGGCAATGGTCATTAGAATGGTTTAAGGGAATtcagggttagaaaaaaaaaacaaaacacagcaccacccttgtccttaggttgtgtgtggtattaaaattcagctTCATTGTCTTTAGGAGCAATTCCAGACCCAAATGgagaacaagagtggcgctgtatcTAAAAGAAAGCGGTGGTTTCTGTAAGTCGGAAAACACCAGTACTATTACTTGTGCTTTTTAGACAAATAAAGGTTTAGTTGCTGGTTTAAAATAAAAGTGAATATATGGGCCATTTATAAAAACTGGCACTTACAATTTTTGCTTGTCATATAGCACTGTCATTTCTGCTAGGTTTAGCTGTGGCAAAAGCAagctactgaatgtggacttCAATAATGTAGTTCATCATAGCACATCCTGGGGAGAAGCTACATCCTTTGAAAATCTACAGCACACTCACAAATGTAAGAAAGTTTTTCCTGCTGCACGTGTATGTTGTTCTGTATTACTCCATTCACATGCAATGTACTTTTTGAGTGGGCACCAAAGACTTACAACCAGTCCTCAGCAAATTCACTGTGGTCACGTGACCTTCATTCCCCCTTTTAAGTTGTCTCAGTGGAGAATAaattaaataaagttttacattttCATATGCCTTCAGCATATTTACTGCCATAAATAGTAACCATGAAAATCTTCTCCAGTGTAGGCAATACCACTGTCATACCACTATTCCACCAgggcttagggccgtattacacaggctgatcacTATGGTAAACAAGCACCAacctgttgtgtgtgtatattatatatacatacacacgcacactTCAGAGTTGGTCTCCGAAGTGACAGGCCGCCCAGCAAATTACTGGCCACGGCTGTACTGACCCAGCCAGTGTTTGGCtgtgtggcctgtcacttcagagaccggctctgaagttccaccggagGCTGCATACAGCGGGCAGAGGTGAAAAGAACTCTGGGTAActcggagaggtaatgtatgaactttattattttctgtacacAGTCATTAGTtagcattgctattacacgtagcgatgcgctaaTGGTTTTAGGTCAGGaacaaaagacacgatcagccaacgatcgttgtcatcagctgatcgttgtctttattagggccctattacaccaacagatttattctgcagatttttgcagccaaagccaggaatggatttaaaagaggagaaatctcagtctttcctttatgacctgttctctgtttatagtctgttacaggctttggctgcaaaaatctgtcagataatctgtgtgtaaagggaccccaACACTGAGTGAATTGGCCTGATgtggcagattatcgttccgcgTAATAGTAACGGGGGAAGCAACACAGCACAAACAGTAGTTTAGTGTCATGAAACTTTTCTAAGAAAAGACATCTGCACTTTATTGTTATCGGTACAAGTGAATGTCCTAAAGCTTTTCATACACACCTCTGAAGCAAGCCTCTCAACTTGTCTCCAACTCCAACAACTTTTACTTCTTTGCCAGTCTCAGAAAGTGAGGAAATTTCATGCTTAATGGCTTTGGCCACAGAGGTATGAATAGCACCACAAAGACCTCTATCAGAGGACACCCCAATAATAAGATGCTTTTTCTTGTCTTCAGGGGCCTTAATTTCAGCTTTGTCATACAATGCTAAGGGAAACAAAAGAGATTGGGAACAAAATCATGGTCTATAGTATAAAAAGTTAGTATAGACCTTTACAACATTGAATTCCCAGCACAATACCATTATACAGCGGGATTACAAATCATACCATGAAAGGGAATCTAATAGGCATATACGAATGTCTATGTTAGTCAAATTGCCACAATCTGTTGCACAGTGGGACTTCAACCAGGAGCACACTTACAGTCAAAGGGGAAATGCATGCTCTTGTTGCTCAGATAGGCATCAAAGGCCTAGTTCAGTGATGGTGAACCTTTGGCactccaattcccatcatacctgtgcAGCCCAAGATTTACCTtttgttgtccaggcatgatgggaattgtagttttgcaacagctggcgtgCCCATGGTTCGCCATCACTGGTCTAGTCAACCATCGATACAACCAATTCACTAAACACTGTTGGATAAAGTAGTTTCTTGTAATGACATTTCTTTGAGGCATAGCTGTACAGAACAGACAAATGATAAATCCCCCTGCAATTGCTCCTACTATATTCCTACCTAGAGCTCCGGTTCCATATACTCTAGCTGGTTTCAGCTCTCTTTCGGCTCTAGAGTACTTGGCTGCTGCCACCATCTTCATGGACTTTGTGATCTTCTGGATATTCTTGATGGATTTCAATCGTATGCTAACTGTAGTAGAAGAGTTTAGAGTACATCAATGTGTTCAGCAATAAGTTTGTGTGAATAAGATCCTGACCAACTTCGTCTACACGTGTGTTCAATCGGGCCGCTCCACAGCCTTTTCACAGTCCACCAGTAGAAAAAGAAACACTCTAACCACGTCTTTTATCACTGCTCAATATTTCATTTTTCATCAAACATATACATGTTTATAATCACAGAAACAAAAATTATATCACCCAGTGGATTTGTAGCAGCAGAGTCCTTTGTACGTCCCGATTCAGCTCAGGGCTCTTTGGACGCTGTTCACGGAAGGGATAAAGTTCTCAAATCCATGAAGATATGCGCGACATTTCAAGAGCACACGCTCCCTTTGTCAAGCCTTTGTCAATGTGTTACAGCTCAATAGAACTACCTTCGTATTTCTGAGTCTCTGCTATCAGAACCCGACTGATGTCCTTACAAGCCAATGTGCACCATTAGGATCGGTCATCTGACTTCCAGTATGAATGGAAGCCACTAACAAAATGTTGTTTATACATGTACACAGGTGGTTACGTGCGTATACTATCACAGTAAGAAAAACTATGGCACACGTGGCTATGGGTTGCATTATGCCAAGAGGAGGAGGTGGTATTCTATAATAAGTGCCAGGCATGTAAAGCCAGCCAGAGACATCCAGAACTATTTACACTACACTCAATGGTGTCTCTCATGACATACCAGTGCTGCCAGGGACTCCAATATGCAGATACAAACACTGCCCGAGTTCTGCAGCTCCTTCATACAAGGAGTTAGTGGTTGTTCCATGCCAAAGACCAGACGTGttaactcaggccctccagttgttacaaaactacaattcccatcatgcctggacagccaaagctttggctgcccaggcatgatggtatttgtagttttgcaacaggtggagggcctgagtttgacacccctgccatAGACCTTCACCAATTTTATCTCATGTCAAAATGTTACACGGCAGAAGAGTTACAACCCCATATGGGGGTAAAGTAGGCATTTCCGCTGGCTGTGCTGCAGATCTGACACTACATTAGCCTTATTCAGTAAATGTAATACACACTTGGCTATCCAACCAACAATCCATGTGAAGAAGTGAATATAATCCCCTCCAATCTAATTGTCTACTGAAAACCAGTCACCCAGGGCAGATGAGTGTACTGTAGTAGTGCAGAAcagaccccaccaccaccctggTAGTGACAGGGACTTCTGGGACCAACCAAACATTGTCCGGATGAGCTAGAAACCATCCAACTCTACAGGTTACCCTATCAGTATTTTATCCCCTAATCTACATCCCATTCATCACACCGCCCACAGTAATTGTAGATACTTACTGTCCTTCAAGGTTGCCATGTTTCTGACTTGACCCCTAGAACACAGAGTGACATAATAACAATGATCAGACACAATGTATGGTCACACCACCTGCCTGGGTATAGAGGGCACAAAGGACCATACAGGGCAATGACATGGCTGAGGAGCTGCCCCCATGCCAATCCACAATCATATAGGGAGAATTACACTGCAGGCACTAGAGGACATGGTCTTCCCTCCACTCACTGCTCCCAGACACCTTGAAGTACAAGGGCCGGCTGCGGCCTGCTCTATAGCGGCAGTCTTACCCAGAGTAAAGCCTTCGCTCCCCCGGCCACCCCTGCCAGCTGCCCCACTCTGCCCCATCTCCTCCGTGCATGCCTCACGGAGTCGTTACCTGCCCTCCACTCATACTTACCATTGTGGCTGATAGATCAGGACGCTGCTGCGGGACAACATGGTGACTGCAGGCAAGGTCAGACAGCGCAGTAGGCGCATGCGCCGCAACTTTAGCCTTGAAGAGCGGGCAGATGGCGGAGTTCTCGCGAGATCTGTCAGTGTCCTTTAATACCTGGAATCGCCATGTTTGCCGCTGGCATTCCTTCCCGGTGATCTGGAAGAACTTCTGTAGACGGGGCGAATAGCCATATTCTTTTTAAGCTTATTATATACACGATACGTAGTTTTTATCTGCTTCTACATATTTTCTGTTAATGATATTTTTTACAGACCAACATGCTTTTTGAGTGCCCTCTTTTATTTTTGTTCTTGTTGAGTTATACCTTACCGCAATGCAGAATGTGAGACCCCCCACCCAATAACTGGGCTCATTTCGGGTGTCGCCTCCAGCTTTAGAGCCCTGGTGCAATCACCTCTGCACCCCACTACAGTTACTATTCCCCCCTGCACAGTGGTCTGTTCCCACAGTCACTCCTGGCATATATTCTACCAATGACCTGCCCATTACAAAGATGGCGCCCAGAAACTGCTCCATCCCTCCCCCGGAAGTTACCATTCCCTCCTGCACAGTGGTCTGTTTTCTCTTCCCTGTTCGGTGACGTTAGTGAGTGGGATTATCCGTGAGGTCGGAGTCTCAGCTGTGGAGCGCTATGGGCAAAGCGGACTTCCTCACCCCAAAGGCGATCGCCAACCGCATCAAATCGAAGGGACTGCAGAAGCTGCGATGGTACTGCCAGATGTGCCAGAAACAGTGCCGGGACGAGGTGAGGGGCTGCCCCGGTGCCAGGGACTAGATGGCCATTGCCCACATCctgaatatattatatatcatgtGCCATATACTTGATAATACCCTAATACCCTGTATATAGCAAATCCCATATACTAGATAATACCCTCTATATATCATATCCCATATACTAGGTAGCACCCTAATGGACTGTGCCCACACCTAataccctgtatatagtatagatcATACCATATACTAGATAATACCttgtatatatcatatactagATAGTACCCTAATGGACTGTGCCCACACCTAataccctgtatatagtatagatcatataccatatactagatAATACCTTGTATATATCATATTCCATATACTAGATAGTACCCTAATGGACTGTGCCCACACCTAataccctgtatatagtatagatcatataccatatactagatAATACCTTGTATATATCATATTCCATATACTAGATAGTACCCTAATGGACTGTGCCCACACCTAataccctgtatatagtatagatcatataccatatactagatAATACCTTGTATATATCATATTCCATATACTAGATAGTACCCTAATGGACTGTGCCCACACCTAataccctgtatatagtatagatcatataccatatactagatAATACCTTGTATATATCATATTCCATATACTAGATAGTACCCTAATGGACTGTGCCCACACCTAataccctgtatacagtatagatcatataccatatactagatAGTACCCTAAAGGGCTGTGTCCACACCTAataccctgtatatagtatagatcATATACTAGATAATACCCTGTAGATATCATATCCTATATACTAGATAGTACCCTAATGGACTGTGCCCACACCTAATACCCTGTAAATAGTATATATCATATCCCATATACTATATGGACTGTGCTCACACCTAATaccctgtatatattatatacatagatCATATACTACATGGAATGTGCCCACACCTAATACCCTggcctgtatacattacatatatac from Dendropsophus ebraccatus isolate aDenEbr1 chromosome 1, aDenEbr1.pat, whole genome shotgun sequence includes these protein-coding regions:
- the ATP5F1C gene encoding ATP synthase subunit gamma, mitochondrial isoform X2; this translates as MRLLRCLTLPAVTMLSRSSVLIYQPQWGQVRNMATLKDISIRLKSIKNIQKITKSMKMVAAAKYSRAERELKPARVYGTGALALYDKAEIKAPEDKKKHLIIGVSSDRGLCGAIHTSVAKAIKHEISSLSETGKEVKVVGVGDKLRGLLQRTHSEHFLVTFKEVGRKPPSFGDASVIASELLNSGYEFDLGSVVFNRFRSVISYKTDEKPFFSLDTVSNSESITVYDDIDADVLRNYQEFSLANVIYYTLKESTTSEQSARMTAMDNASKNASEMIDKLTLTFNRTRQAVITKELIEIISGAAAL
- the ATP5F1C gene encoding ATP synthase subunit gamma, mitochondrial isoform X1, with translation MRLLRCLTLPAVTMLSRSSVLIYQPQWGQVRNMATLKDISIRLKSIKNIQKITKSMKMVAAAKYSRAERELKPARVYGTGALALYDKAEIKAPEDKKKHLIIGVSSDRGLCGAIHTSVAKAIKHEISSLSETGKEVKVVGVGDKLRGLLQRTHSEHFLVTFKEVGRKPPSFGDASVIASELLNSGYEFDLGSVVFNRFRSVISYKTDEKPFFSLDTVSNSESITVYDDIDADVLRNYQEFSLANVIYYTLKESTTSEQSARMTAMDNASKNASEMIDKLTLTFNRTRQAVITKELIEIISGAAAL